The sequence GACGGAACAAACCAAGAGACGCGGTGCCGCTCACTGTCTGCCACGTAAAGGGCACGGTGGTTGTAGGTGGAGGTTTCTATAGGGCAGGTGGGGGCGTACAATAAAGTGATGACTCTTATTCATGTAGGTATAGGGTAATGTTATGTCTGGATAAACACTCTCAGTATCCCTTCTGTACACTGTTATTGCttctttcttccaggaacagcgccacacctgtccatgggttGTACCAGGTATGGCACCTCTGCTAATGGAGCCGAACAGTAATACTTACCCAACCCGTCACCAGGTGTGGTgtgatttctggaagaaagccgccatgttgtCGCAATcctccatcatgccctgacagccttcactTACACTCTTTGGAGGTCCAGagtctgacattttttttcagtgtcatgtgattttaaataaaattgtgataATTTGACACCCGATTACAATGTGCCATCTCTtttccactcaaaaataacttttcatatgttgctgcccatggtgagactaacaattccttccatacgtattatctattcattctatttcccccagttctgagctgctgctttctgccaaaggtacaaaaatctgtgtgtgagcttttctcccctcctcccttctgagagggttgatgtaaacaagcaattccctggcaggctgtatctgcaacattgtaagcTTCTAATGcctggagggttattctgaggtcaagttgctgtgaTTAATCCTCTGGGCATTACAAGGTTGcaaatagggacttgtttacatcagctctcTCAGAAgattgtcttcagcagaaaacagcagctcagaactggaggaaggagactgaatagataaaaacaagtattaaatgaattgttagtctcaccatgggctgcAAAATATCAAAGTTATGTTTgcgcggaatacccctttaaattcatttGGCTTGGGAGTCCATCTCATATTACAGTCATAAAAGCACAcctttatctgtatatatagtattgctGAAACTGCTAGTTTACCCTTATTGTGGCATCTAATGCAGGTCTACAGAAAGCgtaaccctgctttcccaggatgttaaaggggttatccagcgctacaaaaacacggccacttttccccctacggTTGTCTCCAgaatgggtggggtttcaaactcagttctattgaagtaaatggagcttaattgcaaaccgcacctgaactggagacaagagcggggggaaagtggccatgtttttgtagcactggataacccctttaatattgtctATTTAAGCAATAGGGATTTTCAATGATGGTCTAGGCAAATGATGTCTTGTGGAGCTATACATTCTCTACATAGAGGGGGAATTATCAAGGTATGTCAGTGGTGACCACTGTGGCATCACAATgtcatcactcagctttcccagcagcctGAAAACCGACTGTTTTGCTGTATATGGTGAGatttatcaatatatatatataaccaggcAAACCTAGAATTCAGTAGTATGGGAAAGCTGGGGTGAAAGACACCATAAAACCTAGGAGCAGCCCTGACTGGAGATGTAGCTTTGCACAAGCCGGAGGGACTTGGATTCTGCATCACATCTATGTATATTAGATGATATAAACCCTTggagggcatggtgggagttcaGTCTATGAGAAGCCGTGTTCTGTGGATGATGAGAGCAGAGGGGCTGTCACAGGGATCTGATGGGGGTTATAGCAGTCTCCATCTTCTCTACAGTCATTACAACCTGCTGACTGTTTCCCAGGATTGGCTTACTTCTGTTATGCCCCTTTGCATCCAGGTGATGAAGAATTATTCACAGTGCAATTGAGAAATGGAGCGTTTCTCATTGAGCTCCACTATCAGTGTTCACCACAGGCTGCGTACCGTTTACGGCAGCTGAACTCACCCTATAGTTACCGGATGATTTTATAATTTTGCTTAACGGACCAAATGATGAAGAACAGAAAGCTGCCGGCGAATTCTAGGAATGATGAGGTTTCGATGCTGGTTTCCTGTAAAGGGCCGAGTGGTGGTTCCTATTctctcacccctccccccaccaacCTCTATAAGGCTAGAATAGACGGCACGGTTCACGTAACCTATAAATGCACGGACAACTGTCTGCTCATTATAGGTACAAGTTATTATAGTTTCCTAGTAAAATAGAGGTGACAACTATTCAGTTTTCCTGAATGGTAAATGTGCCTAGGGATGAAATGGATCAGTCTTTATACCAGGGGtcgggaacctttggccctccagctgttgcaaaactacaattcccaccatgatggaattgtagttttgcaacagctggagggccaaaagttcccGATCCTTGCTCTATACCCATATAGCACCACATCATAAGGCAAAAACAGGGGTTTAGGAAATGCTACAGAAGCTTTAATGCAGTACATAGGGgttatcactcagctttcctggagtCCTGATAAGTAAACGAGTCTAGTGATCAGATAATTCTTCCCCCACCCTTATATCAATGCATCACTACTCACATTTAGgtatctgggaaagctgagtgccaTTTCTATTCTAAATTCTAACACAGCACAGTTGTTCCCAGACACCATTTCCCATACAGGAAACAACTGGCTTTCTAAGACCCCTGAAGGGAACTGGTGATGCAAGGAatcttctcccacccccttaACAATTAGTCCAGAATGGTAAATGGGCCTATTGATTTACTGAATCAGCCTCCTACCATCTTTTCCCATTCAGGActgtaggaaagctgagtgactatgTGCTGCATTAGACCTTTAATAGAGTTGGCACTCCCATACTTCTGAATGTGCCGCATATTACCCACATATACCATTCAGGACTCTAGAAAAGCTTAGTAATGCAATAAATTAGCCCACATCCTCCTATCACTGCATCACCAGGCATATTCAGGAGTATGGAAAAGCCAAGAACCAACTCTATAAAAGGTTAAAGTACACTGTAGTTGTTACTCAGCTTTTCTATAGTCCTGAATAGTACAACTTGGCAAACTTACCATTCAGGAccataggaaagctgggtgacaactactATGTACAGCATAAGACAATTCATAGACTTGGCACTCCAGAAGTGGATGAAACTATTTACttttaagacttaaaggggtatgccggcaaaaatatttttcttgtaaatcaactggttgtcagttatacagatttagggcccatttacacagaatgattatctgacagattatctgccaaagatttgaagccaaagccaggaatggatttgaaaaaaggagaaatctcagactttcctttatgacctgatctctgtttatagtctgtttctgcctttggcttcaaatatttaatctggccgataatctttctgtgtaaatggacatttagttctatttaaaaatctcgagtgttctagctgctgtatgttctgcaggatgtggtgtattcattccagtctggcacattgctctctgctgccatctttgtccatatcaagaactgtccagagcagtaacaaatcccaaaagaaaacctctcctgctctgaacagtttctgacatggacagaggtggcagcagagagcactgtgtctgactgaaaagaatacaccacttcctgcaggacatccagcagctgataagtactggaagaattgagacttaaataaaagtaaattacaaatctatatacatttctgacaccaactgatttgaagGAAACATTTttcgccagagtatccctttaagaaaagggACAACATAAGGACTTTTCAGTTCCTGATAACCACAGGAGGAGCTATACCATCATCAGCCACAGGGCCTGTAGAGGGCGCCGCCAGTCAAGTGACACTGTGAGCTCCGAACCTGGAAATATGGCCAGGAAACACGAAGATtttgtataaatttttttttaatttataatataaagttacagaataaagaaaaatttagaaaactacaaaatgtaacaaatatatatttatacttgtGTAAAGTCACATATTATAATATACTGAATCTAGTGAATGACCTAAAGAGGTGCTGATGCTGTGTACCGAACttttggcaaaactacaactcccagcatgcccggacaacCTTcgactgtcaggacatgctgggagttgtagctttgcaacaggtTGGAAACACTAATTGATCTAACAAGAAAAGTGGGCCCAGCACTACTGATCCTGCATGTTCTATATATCTTCACCAGCTATAGACACATTCATAACATACATTCGGATGGTGCTCTATAGAAGTCAGTATAAAAGTCCACTGTATCAAAATAAAGAAATAGGCACTCACCCACGTATGTGAACTCTTCTTTTATTCCAAAATCTTTTCATAAAAactgcagggagagggagcatggcaaacaGGTCATGCTGAGACTTGTTTGCCATGCTCGCTCTCCCTGCGGTTTTTATAAAAAGATTTTGGAATAAAAGAAGAGTTCACATACGTGGGTGAGTGCCTATTTTATTATCTTGTTTGGATATAGGTTGGAAACACTAGCCTAGTTTACCCTGCTGCGCAGCTTAATAAAATTGATAGCGGTCCCAGTCCAGCATACAGCCATCtgccatgtaacacacacattTGGGAGAGGACTGGGACCGCTATCAGTCCCATGAAAATAAATCTCCTGTATCATTGGTCCATATATATAACAATCATACAGCAGACAACACACTGAATCCCACAGGGTCCTGTCTGGTTCTGATGGGAGCGGGTCTAAGGTCGTCTTTATTGTAGATGAGAATTTTCCAACCTGACAATTAtggaagagaaaagaagaaaCGTATTTTGGGTTTTCCTATTTTTCTTTCCCCTTGGACGTTACTTAATGTTCCTGTGATGGAAGGTGATGGAGCGGGACAGGTTCAGCAGATTGTCAGATGTTGCCCTTGAAGCGTAGTAAGATGCactgtcctgtatatagagatatatggaAGTAATGTGATTTAGAGGGGTTTAATGCCCACTGACGTCAAGCAGATCACAACATTTCTACCGATCTGCAAGCTGTCTAATTTCCTTGCAGCAACACCACAGGTGAAAAGAAGcattacaccagggatggggaaccttccgccctccagctgttgcaaaactacaattcccatcatgccttgacagccaaagctaaagctttggctgtcaaggcatgatgggaattgtagttttgcaacagctggaggaccaaaggttccccatccctgcattacacAGTGTACATTCATATCAATGGGTTGTAAGGTGTGTTCACACTAGATTTCCAAGCAGAACCCCCACCCTTGGACTCTGCTctgaatcccgcctgctatcttttcaatgggatgccttgcACGCTTCCGCTCTCcgcacctctccgctcaaagaattgacatatcaagtGCGATAGACATCCCATTGAAAAGATAGCAGACAAGATTCAGAGTCTGAAGGCGGGGGTTCTGCTCGGAATCTCCAccttttttacatagtgtgaacaggcttCAGTGTAATGCTGGACAGGATAGAACCTCCTGAATGAGAGGCGTTCTTTGTAACTACTCTACACTGTGATCAACAGACTAAAGCTTAAACAGAGGGGCCTAAATAGTAAATCACAAAGAGGGTCAATAAAATGGGTTTCGTCaattggacaatccctttaattaacCTGACATTGGATGATGTGATGACATTTCTCTAGGTTCCTTGTTGATCTGCGTACAAGCCATATACCATTACATAAGTATTGGACCCCTAGTGGTGAAGCTGTGTGAGGGGTATGGAGCACTGCAGGCCAGGTAGGGTGACTGTGTACACGTTCTCTTACCGTGCTCATATTACCACGTGTGGATGGAGCTGCCAGAGTCGGCTCCATGGAGGTCTTCAGGTCCAGGCTGGTGACTTTAAGGTCATTGGACGGCACGGTATTTTCCCATCCTGCTAAACAATGCTAAAAGAGAGAAAATTAGGTATTATAAAGTATTTTCTATATATCTTCCACTGATGCACGAAGCAGAACGTCTACATTGACCGCaatgggagttttgcaacagctggagggatgcagATTAGAGATCGATGCACAATGTGAACAGGTTCTGACCAGAAATACATCAGGACGAAAATTTCCAATGTACTTTATGCATCAATTCTTTACAGTTTCTAATATGTCTGCTTGCAGTGAGTGAAGGGAACCGTTCGTTGTCCATAGGGTTCAGGACTGTGACTACTCACCGAGGGCAAGGCCAGGCTGTCTGTGGGGTCAAAGCTTTTCCTCCTGTGGGCTCTGTACTTGTAGGGAGGAAGCAGGGTGCTCCGGGGGATGCTCACACTAAAACATAGAGATAGTTGGTTATTGTCAATATGAGAGGGTCTGTGCAAATCTGAATCAGCCGAGACCCCCACCAAATGACTGGCTGTAAAACTTGATCAAGTGCCTGCACACCAATTGGAATCCGCATGGACAGTATATTCCATGTATATGTGCAAACAGTCTCAAATACCCCTTCCCATTCTGTGTATGCAGCTCCTATACAGAGCTATTGGTCTCTTTGgtcacagactacaaacaagccgCATCCTTTATCTGTCCCCCAATGTAGTGTTTAGCCTGTAACCATGGTGACACATCACTCTGCACAGGACCTGCAAACTCAGAACGGCTTTATTTTCCACTAGAGCAATATAACATGGCTTGAAAAATTATTCACACCCATTAAACTCTCCTCATTGCATATCTTATTGCCTAAGGAGTCAATCTAAGATAATATATTATGgtctacaccagggatgggggaccctcggccctccagctgttgcaaaattacattcccatcatgcctggcatgatgggaattgtagttttgaaacagctgaaggttccccatgcctggcatgatgggaattgtagttttgaaacagctgaaggttccccatgcctggcatgatgggaattgtagttttgaaacagctgaaggttccccatgcctggcatgatgggaattgtagttttgaaacagctgaaggttccccatgcctggcatgatgggaattgtagttttgcagcagctgaaggttccccatgcttGGTCTACACAGAGAATATGTAACGggtatctgatcagtggggggaCATCCACTGATCGCAAATATGGGAGTCCCCCATATGAATGGAGAGGCAGTCTAGCAAACATATCGCTCTATTCCCTCTCAGAGGTAGATGCTGCTCTATTCACATGGGTGGATAAGGGGATGTCGTTCTTATTATTAGAGAGAGtgtcagcagtcagacccctcaGATTCTTGTCACCTATATTCTAGATAGTTGACAAGTTTccatccttgataaccccttttaccTACCGGATATACGCCGGCTCTTCTAAGGATACATGTCGTCTGCCCCTGCGCTTCTTACATACAGGACAGGCAGGTTCTGAACCCACCGGTGATGTGAATAATCTCTGGTTCACTCGGTAGCAGTATACGCCTGTAACATAGAAACACAAGAGCGGCTATGACGCGTACACCCTTGAAGTTCTTCATCCATAAAGAGATATACGTGTCCTTACACTGATGAGAGTCCAATGAGATGTCCAGGTCTTCTACCGACGAGTCCTGTGCCTCCGATCTGAGGATGAAACCAACAAGTATATCTATCAGCAAGCAAAGGCTAATAAAGGGCAGCAGGTACAGCAACAATTCACTGGACTCTATATATTAGGGAAATGCATTTAAAGCGAGGAGGCAGCAGAAGACAGACACCCCCTTTTGCTTGTAAGAGGGATATGTGTATATTTAATAGAAAAGCTTAATCTGCTATTTGCAATATGTATATTACAGGTCAGTTATTTGTGTGACCTGCAGTACCACTTCTCACCACTTTGGCATGACATGCTTTCCATAGACAACAATGCAACAGCACCCCCCTAATCTAACATGTTAGTCTTTAAAACACGTGTCACCCAACATTGACTCACTCAGTGAAATACTCATGTGCGCACTCCTCGCGGTTGACACGTCTGAATTCATTAATTTCTGAGAAGAACTGGTCGGATTTATTGGTGATGGGGGACTTTACTTCTAGCAGTCCTGTGGAAGAGAGGGTTAACAGTAGTAAGAATAGAACATAGTAGACTATGAAAGGACATGGCATCTGTACCCTATAAGGATCCATTACAGGGACGGAGagcctgcagccctccagctgttgcaaaactacaactcctatcatgcctgtaGAGCCAAAGCTTTTAGCAATAtctggagggcctaaggttccctatgccatatatatatatatatatatatatatatatatatatatatatatatatatatatatatacacacacacacacacacgctgaccTGCTATCCAGTCATAGCCCAGCAGCGGACGAGCGGACCACTGGGTCTCCAGGCGAGGGGATTCGTCATCACACAGGAACGTAACGCGCCCCGTATCTCTCTGCAAGAAAAGATGGCCGTGACCTTGTTGTTGTATTAGGGGGAAGATGTGCAGAGGATAAAGAGCAGCCGCCCGGGTCCTGTCATTTCTCACTATTGTGATGCTTCTGATAAGGAAATTCTTAGTCAGTAAGTTTGCAGAATGAATGAGACCCTGGAATGAGTCACATCACGGCCCCCCGTCTGCTACCAATCACTCAAAGTGCAAAAGATAAGAAGTGCGACAAAGCTGCAGCCATGACACGTACACAGCTATTCCAGCAACAGAGTGCCCTGACCTGCGACCCCAGCCAAAGGctctccaggcatgctgggagtggtagttgtgTAACTGGGTTTAATAAAGGACCTATCTGattcagggaaagctgggtgacaactataTGCGGCATTCGGGGTATTTCTCATAAAGCTGATTGTGAAATGGTCTAGTGATACAAACCCTATAGGATCATAGGAAAGATGGGAGATACCCACCATACACACCATTgcaagggttatccagcgctacaaaaacatggccactttccccctactgttgtctccagtttgggtggggttttgaaactcagttacattgaagtaaatagagcttaattgcaaaccgcacctgaactggagacaacagtagggggaaaagtggccatgtttttgtagcgctggataacccctttaaggtgcccacATCGGGTATCACCCATCTTTCCTATCATGCTGAAGCTTAGGAATGTAACCCCTTCAGAGTCAagatcctaggaaagctgggtgataggcGCCATTACAGTGCCCACAGACCTTGTTACCCATATTTTCCATTATAAAGACCGTCTAATGATACAACCCATGTAAGATTAGGATCTGTATAGTAAGTATATGCACCACTATTCGAGTGCCCTTGGGGGTCGCCACTCACTTCCCATACGATTAATCGACAGAAACTGCCTAGTGATGATGCTTATGAGggatcctaggaaagctgggtaccTTGGAGCTCCGGTTTGGGGTCAGCAGAATAGACTTTGGGGTCCTTGGTTCCTTGGTTCTCAGGTTCCCCTCATCCTCTAACCTGTCCATATACTGAGGAGGAAAATCACAGGCGGATTCAGGGTTAATCGTAGAACTGAGGATGGAGACTCGTTTTACTGGAGAGTTTATCCTTATAACATCCTGAGAGGAGCGGCCCCCGTGCCCAGAGCCCCCTGGAGTCACATGAGCGGTCCTGGGGGTGCTCAGGGCTTTCCTAGCCGCGGAGGACGACCCTTGTGTGGTCTGCAGGGCCGGATCCGGACGTCTTGCAGCCTCCTCCAATACGTCTCGTGCCGATCTAGGTTTCCAGGTCTACAAGACAAACACACGCTAATGTAAGAATCTCTATACACATAATGGGAAGAACACGCAGCTATCCCCACCTGGTCTTAGgcctttgttctctgttatcagccagtgCTGACACTCATCCACTAAAGAACACTGCAAACTCCAGAAACCTCCTGCCCCCATGACAACTACTCTGTATCACATGTCCAGAGACATCTGTATCCATAGAGGTCGCCTGTCCTCTTATAACACTACTGAACTATTATAAGCTGCTTTACTCTGCGATTCCTTTGAGCTGTAAACGGATCACAAGGGATCAATGAGGCggatatacacacagcctgcacaGTACTACACCGCCATCTCCACTGAGAAACCGCAAAACTGTATACATAGGGAACGTTACTTGTATATAGCACTGAATACAATCACTATacactacgggggagatttatcaaacatggtgtaaagtgaaactggctcagttgcccctagcaaccaatcagattccacctttcattcctcacagactctttggaaaatgaaaggtggaatctgattggttgctaggggcaactgggccagtttcaccttacaccatgtttgataaatctccccccattgaTTCTAAAAATGTAATTTTCCATGTTCTAATCTTCTATTTCTTTCCCATAGCGGCTTTTCATGCTGTAAAAATGTTAAGCAGCaaca is a genomic window of Dendropsophus ebraccatus isolate aDenEbr1 chromosome 12, aDenEbr1.pat, whole genome shotgun sequence containing:
- the MIIP gene encoding migration and invasion-inhibitory protein, encoding MSSTDRLEELRRLNKALLEKLNISRDDLKKQLFTDSNHITTTGDPTRTWKPRSARDVLEEAARRPDPALQTTQGSSSAARKALSTPRTAHVTPGGSGHGGRSSQDVIRINSPVKRVSILSSTINPESACDFPPQYMDRLEDEGNLRTKEPRTPKSILLTPNRSSKRDTGRVTFLCDDESPRLETQWSARPLLGYDWIAGLLEVKSPITNKSDQFFSEINEFRRVNREECAHEYFTESEAQDSSVEDLDISLDSHQCVYCYRVNQRLFTSPVGSEPACPVCKKRRGRRHVSLEEPAYIRVSIPRSTLLPPYKYRAHRRKSFDPTDSLALPSHCLAGWENTVPSNDLKVTSLDLKTSMEPTLAAPSTRGNMSTDSASYYASRATSDNLLNLSRSITFHHRNIK